A single genomic interval of Rosistilla ulvae harbors:
- a CDS encoding glycosyltransferase family 61 protein → MDILKHNRKLIHRGKYVFAPTGLLPVRRGAKKPQRLDASRDLLAEYPDRMRLLWHDPAEGGSVIEIAGGWCYGRRCDWIGIDDRALADLHGDGSQLIPEMPPSGPLNPRYYRHRLTTSRRFPKPVQVDGDVVILNSPGSHNYYHWLRETLPRLELVRQAGIMQADAYVIDNYKSFQWQALQLLGIPAEKIIEPHQGLMLQANRLIVPSIATAGSRRRLGIRLQSQTDNTLAALDSKPSQRVYVSRRIAKKRSLGNDAEVAGMLAKHGFESHCLEEYNLEAQIRLFRDASIVVGMHGAGLVNILLTRRPLNLIEIRPESCHRDCFELLANELGVSYRRVTAGRGWWRAPWQCPLERLETAVVHAIATSESQASLRRTG, encoded by the coding sequence ATGGATATTCTCAAACATAACCGCAAGCTGATTCATCGCGGCAAATATGTGTTTGCGCCAACGGGTTTGCTGCCCGTTCGTCGAGGCGCCAAAAAACCACAGCGGCTCGATGCGTCGCGTGATTTGCTAGCGGAATATCCTGACCGGATGCGGTTGCTATGGCACGATCCGGCCGAGGGAGGCTCCGTAATTGAGATTGCTGGGGGATGGTGTTACGGTCGGCGCTGCGACTGGATCGGAATCGACGATCGTGCACTGGCAGACCTGCACGGCGATGGCAGTCAGCTAATACCTGAGATGCCTCCCAGCGGGCCGCTTAATCCACGTTACTACCGTCATCGGTTAACGACCTCGCGCCGTTTCCCGAAGCCTGTGCAAGTCGATGGCGATGTCGTCATTCTCAACTCGCCTGGATCGCACAACTACTATCACTGGCTGCGTGAAACGCTGCCGCGTCTGGAGTTGGTCCGCCAAGCGGGGATCATGCAAGCGGACGCCTACGTGATCGACAACTACAAGTCGTTCCAGTGGCAAGCCCTGCAGTTGTTGGGCATTCCAGCGGAAAAGATCATTGAGCCTCATCAGGGCTTGATGCTTCAAGCCAATCGTTTGATCGTGCCATCCATTGCAACCGCGGGATCGCGACGTCGCCTCGGAATTCGCTTGCAAAGTCAAACCGACAATACTTTGGCAGCACTAGATTCCAAGCCGAGTCAGCGTGTCTATGTCAGCCGTCGAATTGCCAAAAAACGTTCGTTGGGCAACGATGCCGAAGTAGCCGGAATGCTTGCAAAGCATGGTTTCGAGTCCCATTGCTTGGAAGAGTACAATTTAGAAGCTCAGATTCGCCTATTCCGCGACGCATCGATCGTCGTGGGCATGCATGGCGCGGGACTGGTCAACATCCTGTTAACGCGGCGACCACTGAACCTGATTGAGATCCGCCCCGAGAGCTGTCATCGCGATTGTTTTGAATTACTTGCCAATGAACTCGGAGTATCGTACCGGCGGGTCACCGCGGGCCGCGGTTGGTGGCGGGCCCCATGGCAATGCCCCTTGGAACGGCTCGAGACGGCAGTCGTTCACGCGATCGCCACCAGCGAGAGTCAGGCTTCTTTGCGTCGAACCGGCTGA
- a CDS encoding DUF1559 domain-containing protein — protein sequence MKVRSRKSAFTLVELLVVIAIIGILVGLLLPAVQTAREAARRMQCTNHLKQLGLALHNYHDTHRYFPYGYRLGEIGNRDCWYQRILPYVEQSALQDTYELCIRTPTSAGGNLSGGSSPVYTIPPTFQGKPLGSAVVPTFACPSDPSGPARCRGNQIGNYVLSNGSDFFKRTNSPSSSTKGMFYFESSTGFNNLIDGSSNTVMGSEIIIRGNNRDGHVYDGGAYWQGANHGEGFFSTQQAPNTTLPDLIVRSDTNFNECTNGNWDRFAPCEDVGYSDANASGGYRNSARSFHPGGVNLLMGDASVRFMSETIDLNTWRGLGTMQNGEVLGDF from the coding sequence ATGAAAGTTCGTTCTCGTAAATCCGCTTTCACACTAGTTGAGCTGCTGGTCGTGATCGCGATCATTGGTATCCTCGTCGGTCTTCTGCTTCCCGCCGTACAAACCGCGCGGGAGGCCGCCCGCCGAATGCAGTGCACCAACCACCTGAAGCAACTTGGTTTGGCGCTACACAATTACCACGACACGCACCGCTATTTCCCCTACGGGTATCGGCTGGGAGAAATTGGAAATCGCGATTGTTGGTATCAGCGGATTTTGCCATACGTCGAACAGAGTGCACTTCAAGACACATACGAACTTTGCATTCGCACTCCGACATCCGCTGGTGGGAACTTGAGTGGAGGTTCTTCGCCCGTCTACACCATTCCACCAACTTTCCAAGGCAAGCCTCTGGGAAGTGCAGTTGTCCCGACATTTGCGTGCCCTTCGGATCCCTCGGGACCCGCCCGATGTCGTGGCAATCAAATTGGCAATTACGTGTTATCCAACGGAAGCGACTTTTTTAAACGGACCAACAGTCCATCGAGTTCCACCAAGGGAATGTTCTACTTCGAATCGTCGACGGGATTTAATAATTTGATCGACGGAAGCTCCAATACCGTGATGGGCAGTGAAATCATTATTCGGGGCAACAATCGAGACGGGCACGTTTACGATGGAGGAGCTTATTGGCAAGGAGCCAATCACGGTGAAGGCTTCTTCTCAACCCAGCAAGCCCCCAACACAACACTTCCCGATCTGATTGTTCGCAGCGACACCAATTTCAACGAATGCACCAATGGCAACTGGGACCGATTTGCTCCATGTGAAGATGTTGGCTATAGCGATGCCAACGCCAGCGGCGGCTATCGAAACTCGGCCCGTAGTTTTCACCCCGGTGGTGTCAACTTGTTGATGGGAGACGCTTCGGTCCGGTTCATGAGCGAGACCATCGATCTCAACACGTGGCGTGGATTGGGGACGATGCAGAATGGTGAAGTTCTTGGTGATTTCTAG
- a CDS encoding DUF1796 family putative cysteine peptidase translates to MNRTRNQVVVSLGGGCDVALILRHFYLRQASLPFDWLWNLHDGLRAVTSIIANDFLEVRSRDAYIRSPHFRWPNQEVVVFRNYPNIAHVHGNPLEDSHAKETLNRRIDRLTRILTDPQREIVFVYYRRFDEGPELLCESTVADRTQKLIDESLEFMEMMDRKYAHPKMRLISVFSTDEPFLSMPSVVHQFAKNARRCAMPTIDFEWLIARPENNRRAGRHWKNQWRNLLLRQGVMSRVDLVKTIPLSTGRRIQQMLPRKFRNIASQI, encoded by the coding sequence GTGAACAGAACGCGAAATCAGGTTGTGGTTTCCCTCGGAGGCGGATGCGATGTCGCTTTGATCCTTCGCCACTTTTATCTACGGCAAGCAAGTCTTCCATTTGATTGGTTGTGGAACTTACACGATGGGCTTCGGGCAGTAACTTCTATTATTGCAAATGACTTCCTTGAGGTTCGCAGTCGCGATGCATATATCCGATCACCTCACTTTCGCTGGCCCAACCAAGAAGTCGTTGTCTTTCGAAACTATCCAAATATAGCGCACGTGCACGGCAATCCGTTGGAAGATTCGCACGCAAAGGAGACCTTGAACCGAAGGATCGATCGGTTAACCAGAATCCTAACGGACCCGCAACGAGAAATCGTATTTGTTTACTATCGTCGTTTCGATGAAGGCCCCGAGCTGCTTTGCGAATCTACGGTGGCAGACAGGACGCAAAAGTTGATAGACGAGTCTCTAGAGTTTATGGAGATGATGGATCGCAAGTACGCCCATCCCAAAATGCGACTAATCAGCGTCTTTTCGACGGACGAGCCTTTTTTAAGCATGCCGTCGGTTGTTCACCAATTTGCAAAAAATGCGAGACGCTGCGCGATGCCCACAATTGATTTCGAATGGTTGATTGCACGCCCCGAAAACAATCGAAGAGCAGGTCGGCACTGGAAAAACCAGTGGAGGAATTTGCTGCTAAGGCAGGGGGTGATGAGTCGCGTTGATTTAGTGAAAACCATCCCGTTGTCGACGGGCCGTCGCATTCAACAAATGCTTCCGCGAAAGTTCAGAAATATTGCAAGCCAAATCTAA
- a CDS encoding alpha/beta hydrolase family protein gives MKRSFALMLVLLLPPVLLTAQEAKDEDVSQALTAMVASAKQTPEMRWVDQSGPVHSLLYAGEDYRGKPTEVFAFYASPTTLGEGTADAKYPAVVLIHGGGGTAFAEWVWLWAKRGYAAIAMDLGGSRPSAPKFNPQTGVPIANQGYPANTRTRLENGGPNQGHVEKFDSIGGEVSDDWPFHAAASVLRAHSLIRSFEDVDAERIAMTGISWGGYTTCLAASLDDRFKAAVPVYGCGFLHEGESVQKPSIDRLGDRRDDWVAVYDPGSQLRHCRVPILFVNGTNDVHYPLDSYQKSFDVVPGTKQMRIEVKMGHSHPAGWKPREIGQFIDSYCRDGKALPVPGTPQIDGDVVTLQYASEVPLKSASLHYTTDSGPRAKRDWQTVVAKIDGPTITAPKPPADANTWFLSLTDNRDAMVTTAVQFED, from the coding sequence ATGAAACGATCCTTCGCGTTGATGCTGGTTCTGCTGCTCCCCCCCGTCCTACTAACCGCCCAAGAGGCGAAGGACGAAGACGTTTCCCAAGCTCTGACCGCGATGGTCGCCTCGGCGAAGCAGACGCCCGAGATGCGGTGGGTCGACCAATCAGGCCCCGTTCACTCGTTGCTCTACGCGGGCGAAGACTATCGCGGCAAGCCGACCGAGGTTTTCGCCTTCTACGCCTCGCCAACCACCCTTGGCGAAGGGACTGCCGATGCCAAGTACCCCGCCGTGGTGCTGATCCATGGTGGCGGCGGGACCGCGTTTGCCGAATGGGTTTGGTTGTGGGCCAAGCGAGGCTACGCGGCGATCGCGATGGATCTTGGCGGCAGCCGCCCCAGCGCTCCCAAGTTCAATCCTCAGACAGGAGTTCCGATTGCCAATCAGGGCTACCCCGCCAACACGCGGACTCGACTGGAAAACGGCGGCCCCAACCAGGGACACGTCGAAAAGTTTGATTCGATCGGCGGCGAGGTCTCCGACGACTGGCCCTTCCACGCTGCGGCCTCGGTCTTGCGAGCTCATTCGCTGATCCGTTCGTTCGAGGACGTCGATGCCGAGCGGATCGCAATGACGGGGATCAGCTGGGGCGGGTACACGACCTGTCTGGCCGCTTCGCTGGACGACCGCTTCAAGGCGGCAGTCCCTGTCTACGGCTGTGGCTTCTTGCACGAAGGGGAGTCGGTGCAGAAGCCGTCGATCGACCGCTTGGGCGACCGCCGCGACGACTGGGTCGCGGTCTATGATCCGGGCAGCCAGTTGCGTCATTGCCGCGTCCCGATCCTGTTCGTCAACGGCACCAACGATGTCCACTATCCACTGGACAGCTACCAGAAAAGCTTCGACGTCGTCCCTGGGACCAAGCAGATGCGGATCGAAGTGAAAATGGGACACAGCCATCCCGCCGGCTGGAAGCCTCGGGAGATCGGCCAGTTCATCGATTCGTATTGCCGTGACGGAAAGGCATTGCCCGTGCCAGGAACTCCGCAGATCGATGGCGATGTCGTCACGTTGCAATACGCCAGCGAGGTGCCACTGAAATCAGCCAGTCTGCATTACACCACCGACAGCGGCCCGCGAGCGAAACGCGACTGGCAGACAGTCGTCGCCAAGATCGATGGCCCAACGATCACCGCTCCCAAACCACCCGCCGATGCGAACACATGGTTCTTGTCGTTAACCGACAACCGCGACGCGATGGTAACGACCGCCGTGCAGTTCGAAGATTAG
- a CDS encoding FkbM family methyltransferase, with protein MERASFDRNHLLKHGAEPAMIYSEIVQCMTFHEMLEKEDFDTVDLLQIDAEGYDYEIIKTIDFNRLAPSILRFEYRPLSNSDLDECLIMLGRHEYRFIVEDLDPIASR; from the coding sequence TTGGAACGTGCTTCGTTCGACCGCAATCACCTCCTCAAGCATGGCGCCGAACCGGCAATGATTTACTCCGAAATCGTGCAATGCATGACTTTCCATGAAATGCTCGAAAAGGAAGACTTTGATACTGTCGACTTGTTGCAAATCGATGCCGAAGGATACGACTACGAGATCATCAAGACGATTGACTTCAATCGTCTCGCGCCGAGCATCTTGCGCTTCGAATATCGCCCTCTTTCCAACAGCGATCTTGACGAATGCCTGATTATGCTTGGGCGACACGAATACCGATTCATCGTGGAAGACCTCGACCCGATAGCAAGCCGTTAA
- a CDS encoding NTP/NDP exchange transporter, producing the protein MESTGDSMMGFIRQWQTQWTAMSTDQRRRAAWAFAWFFCILLAYFVIRPVRETMGIQGGTKQLPWLFLGTFTTMLIAVPIYSFVVARCQRKRLVPIVYRFFALNLLLFWLAMHVESAEVHVWVARCFFIWTSVFSLFNTSVFWSVLADLYDSRQAKRVFGMIAVGGTLGAIVGSLLTSLLSTILGVQNLLWLPIVLLEVGVFCAGRMMKAEPPATEVSAADESVQSGASTDSKSSDDEPAPGGGIFEGITHVARSPYLAMICLFLLLGQLTGTHFYLVQAELVKEFIPERDAQTALFGKLNLFTQLLTLGLQAGVVGLVLRRMGVAAALVLLPVVCLLALIGLGLFPSIAVLAISDVVRRGVVYGVTVPSREVLFTVVDRADKYKSKSFIDTVVVRGGDAISGQAFAFIRQWHLGLAAMNALMIPVVIVWGILAIYLGRQQTRRAAAGECESKAKADGVASIENV; encoded by the coding sequence GTGGAATCAACCGGGGACAGCATGATGGGCTTCATTCGCCAATGGCAAACGCAGTGGACTGCGATGTCGACCGACCAGCGGCGGCGGGCGGCTTGGGCATTCGCTTGGTTCTTCTGCATTCTGTTGGCCTACTTTGTGATCCGCCCGGTCCGCGAGACGATGGGGATTCAAGGAGGCACGAAACAGTTGCCGTGGCTTTTCCTGGGCACTTTCACAACGATGCTAATCGCGGTGCCGATCTATTCCTTTGTTGTGGCTCGCTGCCAACGCAAACGTTTGGTGCCGATCGTCTACCGATTCTTTGCCCTTAATCTGCTGCTGTTCTGGTTGGCGATGCACGTCGAGAGTGCCGAGGTCCACGTTTGGGTCGCGCGATGTTTCTTCATCTGGACCAGCGTCTTCAGTCTGTTCAACACATCGGTCTTCTGGAGCGTGTTGGCCGATCTCTATGACAGTCGCCAAGCCAAACGCGTCTTTGGAATGATCGCTGTCGGAGGCACGTTGGGAGCGATCGTCGGTTCGCTGTTGACCTCGCTGCTGTCGACGATCCTGGGCGTGCAGAACCTGTTGTGGTTGCCGATCGTGCTGTTGGAAGTCGGCGTCTTTTGCGCCGGACGGATGATGAAAGCCGAACCGCCCGCGACCGAGGTTTCCGCTGCCGATGAGTCTGTGCAATCGGGAGCGTCGACCGATTCAAAGTCTTCCGACGACGAACCGGCGCCGGGCGGAGGGATCTTCGAAGGGATCACACACGTCGCCCGTTCGCCTTACCTGGCGATGATCTGTCTGTTCCTGTTGCTGGGCCAATTGACCGGCACGCATTTTTATCTGGTGCAAGCGGAACTTGTGAAAGAGTTCATTCCCGAACGCGACGCGCAGACCGCTCTGTTTGGCAAGCTGAATCTGTTTACTCAGCTGCTGACGCTGGGATTACAAGCCGGTGTGGTCGGGCTCGTGCTGCGACGGATGGGAGTCGCGGCGGCGCTAGTGCTGCTGCCGGTCGTCTGCTTGCTGGCGTTGATCGGGCTGGGGCTGTTCCCATCGATCGCCGTTCTAGCGATCAGCGACGTCGTCCGCCGCGGGGTCGTCTACGGCGTGACGGTTCCATCGCGAGAGGTCTTGTTCACGGTGGTCGATCGCGCCGACAAATACAAATCGAAAAGCTTCATCGACACGGTCGTGGTCCGTGGCGGCGATGCGATCAGCGGCCAAGCGTTTGCTTTCATCCGACAGTGGCATCTGGGACTGGCCGCGATGAACGCGTTGATGATCCCCGTCGTGATCGTTTGGGGAATCTTGGCGATCTATCTGGGACGCCAACAAACCCGCCGCGCCGCGGCGGGGGAATGCGAGTCGAAAGCCAAAGCCGATGGTGTTGCGTCGATTGAGAACGTTTGA
- the gyrA gene encoding DNA gyrase subunit A has product MADEENGNGSGDENENGGSSSIPIGGDSGGHGALRMVDLPIEDELRESYLTYAMSVIVSRALPDVRDGLKPSQRRILVAMNDLNLGPQSRRVKCAKISGDTSGNYHPHGESVIYPTLVRMAQEWNMRHLLIDKQGNFGSIAGLPAAAMRYTEARLSAVAAMMLDDLKLDTVDYVPTYDEARTEPTVLPGRFPNLLVNGSNGIAVGMATSIPPHNLREICTAIIQLVENPDISIDELMDTVQGPDFPTGGIICGRAGIRRGYYTGRSTVVVRARCRIETEKKRNRIVVNEIPFQQARDRVVEKIAALVTGDRIKGIAGIRDESDLKEPVRLVIDLKRDADPDVVLNQLYQFSPLQDTFSIILLALVDGKPRELNLREILQEFVRHRVTVIRRRTQFLLARARRRKHSVEGLLLALADIDQIIQIIRASRTQPEAKIGLMGVECPASLMARALGDSGFNQFQQERGVSDTYSLTSVQADEILRMRLGQLVNLEQEKLGEEHAQLLIEISGYLEILADQQLIYDMIKEDLEEIMRRFGDNRRTEISGEELGNIDLEDLIREETMVVTISHRGYIKRVASSTYRAQRRGGKGLKGAATEEEDPIEHLFVASTHAYLLFLTTKGKVYWQKVYDLPNLSRESRGRAIVNLLQLAEDEKIAACLPVRDFNLPGHFVLMATQGGLVKKTPLENYSRPKRGGIIAIKLREGDELVKAVIIKPEDEVVLSTSKGMAIRFSESDARPMGRNTSGVKGISLGKDDHLVGLVVADPNATLLTICERGYGKRTPFGPNGDTDPTEDETSSSAKYRVQNRGGKGVRDIKTTDRNGQVIGSLRVDGDEEILMMTARGKIQRVAAEEINVIGRNTQGVRIMNLGEGDSLAAIVRVPKEEVSEEEEAAAAAPVTAADASAPASDGEAAPEAASDSEATSDDTASPDDENGAE; this is encoded by the coding sequence TTGGCTGACGAAGAGAACGGAAACGGTAGCGGCGACGAAAACGAAAACGGCGGCAGTTCATCGATCCCCATCGGAGGTGACAGCGGTGGGCACGGTGCCCTGCGAATGGTCGACCTGCCGATCGAAGATGAGTTGCGGGAGAGCTATCTGACGTACGCGATGAGCGTGATCGTCAGCCGAGCGTTGCCCGACGTTCGCGACGGTTTGAAGCCGAGCCAACGCCGGATCTTGGTCGCGATGAACGATCTGAACCTGGGCCCCCAATCGCGGCGGGTCAAGTGTGCGAAGATCTCCGGTGATACGTCGGGTAACTACCACCCGCACGGTGAAAGCGTGATCTATCCGACTTTGGTTCGGATGGCGCAAGAATGGAACATGCGGCACCTGTTGATCGACAAACAGGGAAACTTCGGCTCGATCGCCGGTCTGCCCGCCGCGGCGATGCGGTATACCGAAGCTCGCTTGAGCGCCGTCGCCGCGATGATGCTGGACGATCTCAAGCTGGACACCGTCGATTACGTTCCGACGTACGATGAGGCTCGCACCGAACCGACGGTTTTGCCCGGCCGGTTCCCCAACCTGCTGGTCAACGGATCCAACGGTATCGCGGTCGGTATGGCGACCAGCATCCCGCCCCACAATCTGAGAGAGATCTGCACGGCGATCATTCAATTGGTCGAAAATCCCGACATTTCGATCGACGAATTGATGGACACCGTCCAGGGCCCCGACTTCCCGACCGGCGGAATCATCTGTGGCCGGGCAGGCATTCGTCGCGGGTATTACACCGGCCGCAGCACCGTGGTCGTTCGCGCTCGCTGCCGCATCGAAACGGAAAAGAAACGCAACCGGATCGTCGTCAACGAGATCCCGTTCCAACAGGCTCGCGACCGCGTGGTCGAAAAGATCGCCGCCCTGGTTACCGGAGATCGCATCAAGGGGATCGCGGGGATCCGCGACGAGAGCGATCTGAAAGAGCCGGTCCGATTGGTGATCGATCTCAAACGCGACGCCGATCCCGATGTTGTCCTGAACCAGCTGTATCAGTTCTCGCCGCTGCAGGACACTTTCTCGATCATCTTGTTGGCGCTGGTCGACGGCAAGCCGCGGGAATTGAACTTGCGGGAGATCCTGCAGGAATTCGTCCGCCATCGCGTGACCGTAATCCGCCGCCGGACTCAGTTCCTGTTGGCTCGAGCGCGTCGCCGCAAGCACTCGGTCGAAGGTCTGTTGTTGGCATTGGCCGACATCGATCAGATCATCCAAATCATTCGCGCCAGCCGCACGCAGCCCGAAGCGAAGATCGGACTGATGGGCGTCGAGTGCCCTGCGTCGCTGATGGCCCGCGCCTTGGGCGACTCCGGATTCAACCAGTTCCAGCAGGAGCGTGGTGTCTCCGATACGTACAGTTTGACAAGCGTTCAAGCTGACGAAATCCTGCGAATGCGGTTGGGCCAGTTGGTCAACCTGGAGCAGGAAAAGCTGGGCGAAGAGCACGCTCAATTGCTGATCGAGATCTCCGGCTACCTCGAGATCCTGGCCGATCAACAGCTGATCTACGACATGATCAAAGAGGATCTCGAAGAGATCATGCGTCGCTTCGGCGACAACCGCCGCACCGAGATCAGCGGCGAAGAGCTGGGCAATATCGACTTGGAAGACCTGATCCGCGAAGAGACGATGGTCGTCACGATCAGCCATCGCGGGTACATCAAACGCGTCGCTTCGAGCACCTACCGGGCGCAGCGTCGCGGCGGCAAGGGACTCAAGGGTGCGGCGACCGAAGAAGAGGATCCGATCGAACACTTGTTCGTCGCCAGCACGCACGCTTATCTGCTGTTCCTGACCACCAAAGGAAAGGTCTACTGGCAGAAGGTTTACGATCTGCCAAACCTCAGCCGCGAGAGCCGCGGGCGCGCGATCGTCAACTTGTTGCAGCTGGCTGAAGACGAAAAGATCGCCGCCTGCCTGCCGGTTCGCGACTTCAATCTGCCCGGGCACTTCGTGTTGATGGCGACTCAGGGCGGATTGGTCAAGAAGACGCCGCTGGAAAACTACAGTCGGCCCAAGCGAGGCGGGATCATCGCGATCAAGTTGCGTGAAGGGGACGAATTGGTCAAAGCTGTGATCATCAAACCCGAAGACGAAGTCGTGCTGTCGACGTCTAAGGGAATGGCGATCCGGTTCTCCGAATCGGACGCTCGCCCGATGGGCCGCAACACGTCGGGCGTGAAGGGAATCAGCCTGGGCAAAGACGATCATTTGGTCGGCTTGGTCGTGGCCGATCCAAACGCCACGCTGCTGACGATCTGCGAACGCGGATACGGAAAGCGAACGCCGTTTGGCCCCAACGGAGACACCGACCCGACCGAAGACGAAACATCGTCGTCGGCGAAGTACCGCGTCCAGAATCGCGGCGGCAAAGGCGTTCGCGACATCAAGACGACCGACCGAAACGGTCAGGTGATCGGCAGCTTGCGAGTCGATGGCGACGAGGAGATCTTGATGATGACCGCGCGGGGCAAGATCCAACGCGTGGCCGCTGAAGAGATCAACGTGATCGGCCGTAACACCCAAGGGGTGCGGATCATGAACCTTGGCGAAGGCGATTCGCTGGCGGCGATCGTTCGCGTTCCGAAGGAAGAGGTTTCCGAAGAGGAAGAGGCTGCCGCGGCAGCTCCCGTCACCGCAGCTGATGCCTCGGCACCGGCTAGCGATGGCGAGGCCGCTCCGGAAGCTGCATCCGACAGCGAAGCGACATCCGACGACACCGCGTCGCCCGATGACGAAAACGGCGCGGAGTAA
- a CDS encoding ATPase, T2SS/T4P/T4SS family — MAKQQEEPQLWQTVAPCEFKGIHEDSGLAQGLLISARQSPGFPVLAGQLGHAFANRATHLMLDYNAQMVNMRYQIDGMWEQLPPLPRDAGDAMLVAAKTLCRMNPADRKNAQQGKTLAILGRDKYNVKIQSQGVPTGERVMLTLDKKEIPFKTLDDLGMRDKMQVQLKEALNDKGHMVVISAPKGGGLTTSWTIALEAADKFVSDFQAIEPKGSDEPDIINVSPNYFGPDAKNDTARDAVRALSLREPDVFVMPELYDEETIKLLHGQTKIEKQVISRIVASDAVEACARLVHKYRGTAKEIVDMLSHVTNVRLARRLCETCRQGFTPPPQLLQKLGIPQGRVAMMYQPFVPPPIEQQVDEKGNPAPLPPCPKCANRGYYGRFGIYELLTVGPKLKDALLKTGDVNKLRQVAKAEGHRNLQDEGIMAVARGTTSLEEMRRIFSSGNK; from the coding sequence ATGGCCAAGCAACAAGAAGAACCCCAACTTTGGCAGACCGTAGCACCTTGCGAATTTAAAGGGATTCACGAGGATTCGGGGCTCGCCCAAGGCTTGCTGATCTCGGCGCGCCAGTCGCCAGGTTTTCCCGTTTTGGCGGGGCAATTGGGGCACGCGTTTGCCAATCGAGCGACCCATCTGATGCTCGATTACAACGCTCAAATGGTCAACATGCGTTATCAAATCGATGGCATGTGGGAGCAATTGCCGCCGCTGCCGCGCGACGCGGGGGACGCGATGCTTGTCGCCGCGAAAACGTTGTGCCGGATGAATCCCGCCGATCGCAAGAACGCTCAGCAAGGCAAAACGCTGGCGATCCTGGGGCGCGACAAATACAACGTCAAGATTCAGAGCCAGGGGGTTCCGACGGGCGAGCGGGTGATGCTGACCCTGGACAAGAAGGAAATCCCCTTCAAGACGCTCGACGATCTGGGGATGCGCGACAAGATGCAGGTCCAGCTGAAAGAAGCGCTCAACGATAAAGGGCACATGGTCGTGATCAGTGCTCCCAAGGGGGGCGGTCTGACGACGTCGTGGACGATCGCATTGGAAGCTGCCGATAAATTTGTCAGCGATTTCCAGGCGATCGAGCCGAAGGGGAGCGACGAACCGGACATCATCAACGTCAGCCCGAACTACTTTGGCCCCGACGCCAAAAACGACACAGCTCGCGATGCCGTGCGGGCGCTTTCGCTGCGTGAGCCCGACGTGTTTGTGATGCCAGAGCTGTACGACGAGGAAACGATCAAGCTGCTGCATGGGCAAACCAAGATCGAAAAACAGGTGATCTCGCGGATCGTGGCCAGCGATGCCGTGGAAGCTTGTGCCCGGTTGGTCCACAAATATCGCGGCACCGCCAAGGAGATCGTCGATATGCTGTCGCACGTCACCAACGTGCGACTGGCCCGTCGGTTGTGCGAAACCTGCCGCCAAGGCTTCACTCCGCCGCCGCAATTGCTGCAAAAGCTGGGAATTCCGCAGGGCCGCGTAGCGATGATGTACCAGCCGTTTGTGCCGCCGCCGATCGAACAACAGGTCGATGAGAAGGGGAATCCCGCTCCGCTTCCCCCTTGCCCAAAGTGTGCCAATCGCGGCTATTACGGCCGATTTGGGATTTATGAACTGCTGACCGTCGGCCCAAAACTGAAGGATGCGCTGCTGAAAACCGGCGACGTCAACAAGCTGCGGCAGGTGGCAAAAGCCGAAGGGCATCGCAATCTGCAAGACGAGGGGATCATGGCAGTGGCTCGCGGCACGACGAGCCTCGAGGAGATGCGGCGTATCTTTAGCAGCGGCAACAAATAG